GAGAACATGGTTGTTACGGAGCCGCAGTCGGCTCTGGCGGAGAGTTTCCGAGGGATTCGAACGGCCATTCAGTTGTCTTTTCCGGATAATCCGCCCAAAAAAATTCTCATGACCAGTTCTGTCATGGGAGAGGGGAAAACAACCACCGCCGCCAATCTGGCTTTGAGTACATCGCAATCAAATCATCGGGTGTTGCTCATCGAGGGCGATCTTCGCAGGCCCCGTTTCCATAAAATTTTCAAAATCAGCAATGTCAAAGGCCTCAGTAATTACCTGGCCGGGGATGTGGATGCGCCGATTATGCATAAGGGACCGTTACCCCATATGGCGATTATACCGGCCGGCCCGATTCCTCCGAATCCCGCAGAGCTGTTGATTTCCAAACGTATGCAAGCCTTGTTGGAAACGGCCAGTCATGATTTCGACTTTATCATTTGTGACGCGCCCCCGCTTTTGCCCGTTGCCGATACGCGTATTCTGGGTCGATTGTTCGATGGTGTCATCCTGGTGAGCGATGCCGGCCAGACGACTTTTGATCTTGTGGAACGATCCCTGAAAATGCTTCAGGATATCAACGCGCGGCTACTCGGTATGGTCATCAATCGTCACGACGCAGCCAAGAGCGGTTATTACCATCAAAGCTCGTATGATTATTACGAATCTCCAAAGTGTCAGACGCAAGGCAATAGGGATTAGGACTTCGGATGCCGGTTCCTGCTTGTCGATGGAGTACGGTTCCCTGTATAGGTCGCCAGGAGGCTTAGTGCTTTCATATGATGGTTGATATTCATTGTCACATCTTGCCTGGAATAGATGACGGGGCCGCAACACTGTCTGACTCCTTAAAGATGGCCCGTATCGCGGTGGAAGATGGTATCTCTCATATCGTCGCTACACCGCATATAAAAGGGGATATTCATTCACCGGAGTTTCTGGATGAGCGGGTTCGGCAATTCAGGGAAAAGTTACAAGGCAAGTCCGCTTCTCTGCAGATTCTGAGGGGGGCCGATGTCAGTTCCGTGTTGCCGCCTGAAGTGGCGGCTTGTTACACCATTAATAATGGCCCGTATTTTCTGCTGGAGTTTCCGCACAGTCATTTGCCGCGTAATGCAAATGAAATCGTTTTCAAGATCCTGCTTGCCGGCCTCCGGCCTATCATCACCCATCCGGAACGGAATCCTTCGATGGTTCGCGATCCGGAATTGTTGTTTCGGTTGGTTGATGCGGGTTGTCTTGTGCAGGTGACGGCCGGCAGCCTGACCGGAAACTTTGGTGCCGATGCCAGGGATTGCGCGATTTATCTGCTGAAAAAACATTGCGTTCATTTTCTGGCTACGGATGCGCACTCTCCAACCCACCGTCGTCCCGTCCTTTCCCCAGCGGTTGAAGAAGCCGCGGCCATTATCGGGACATCCGCTGCGCTCGAATTGGTTACTACCAATCCATCTGCTGTTATTGCCGGGAGGCCTCTTGATGAATAGGGTCGGTTTCGCTCTTCTTTTATTGATGTTTTCCTGGGCACCGTGCTCCGGGTTTTTTAATGTCTGGTGGTCCGACTTTTTTGTTTGCCTGTTTCCTTTCATCGCGCTGTTGCTGCTGATATATGAGCATCGGCATGATACTTCGGGTATTCGTCTTCCTGAAGGTTCCAACGCTCTTTTGGTCCTTGCAGTCTTCGGCCTGATCCAACTTGTACCGATCCCGCCGCAATTGCTGCGTCTTTTGTCTCCAAATGCCTGGGAGATCTATCAGCAAACCGTCGGTATATTGCAGGGGGAGAGCTGGTTGCCTCTGACCCTGGCCCCCAGGGCAACGCTGGGTAGTCTTTTTCTCCTGATTGCCTGCTGGGCTGCTTATACCGTCACCGCCAATCTTCTGGCTCAACGCAAACAATTGAAAGTGGTGGCGGGGGTTCTCGCCTCTATTGGCGGGGGACTTGCCGGAGGTATTCTTGTTTTATGGGTTATGAATGCCGTTTTTGGGTTTCTCCCGAGTCGCAATGGCATTCAGCTGGTTCTTTCCCCCCAGCATGCGGCTATAGTGACAACCTTCATGCTGATGATTTGTCCATTGTCGCTGTCGCTTTTCCTGACGGACAGGCCTTCGGTTCGTTACGGAACCTGGAAAGAGCGTTTGAGTGAATTTTTCGTCACTTTCGGGCAGCGTCGGTATTTTATTTACGGACTTCCGGCCATCGCAATCCCCCTGGCTGTGGCAACCTATTGGCGAGAAGGGTTGATGGTTCTTTTTATTGCCATTTTGTTGATGCTGATATTTTTAGGATTGCGCAGTCGTGGCCGTCGGGAAAGTCCGTATTTGTTTATTTACCTGTTCATGATATTGATACTGGCCATTTCTTTACCATTGGCCGGTTCGGTTCAACCTGACCCGGTACGAACCGCTGCCGTGCAGGGAAAAGCATTCCCGGAGCCTCTTGTTTCCCGGCAGGTCGTCTCTGATTTTGCTTTAACCGGTGCGGGCTTCGGTTCTTTTTCCGCTATCAGTAAGCGTTACAGACAGCCATCGGAACCCCATGTCACTCATGGCGCATCGGTTCAGCGTATCTTTCGTCTGGCAAGTCAATCGGGGCTGATCGGTTTCGGATTGGCGGGATGGTTTTTATTTGTTTTTATCCGTCGGACCTTTCGCAAATGGTTGCAGCGACGACAGAAACTTTCCGTTTATCTGTATGCTGCAGGCATGGGAAGCCTATTTGTTTTTATCCTTGGTTACTTTTCAACCGGTGGGCTGAGTTTCAATGGTTTTTTCATACTGCTATTCATGTTCTTCGGCGTACTTGCTGCGGCTACGGAATCTTCGGTACAAGCCACAGCTCCGGATAAACCTCATCGTTTAAGATGGGTGCTGACGAGTGCTTTAACCATTCTGGCTGTTTTATTGTCCGGCTATTTTTACATCGGGGATCCGGTTGGACAAAAATTATATTCCGCAGCGCGGAATTCGGCCTCCGAGGCCACCGAAGCACGCGAAACTTCCCGTGACCTGATAGCGTTGGCTTCTTTTTTCGATCCTTTGAACCCCCGGTATCGGTATGTCCGGGGATATCAGGCCATGGATATGAATGACGAGCATGGCGCCCTGAAACATTTTGCCGACGGTATGCGTCTGGACCCTCTCGGCGGTCGATCCCTGTATGGGTTGGGACAGTACTTTTTCAACGCTGGAAATAGCGTTGTCGCAGAAAACCTGATCCTTGCCGCACTGGACAGCGACCCGTCATCGCGTGAGTTTCAGTCCGGTTATGTTGAGCAGTTGGTGAACACTCAAAAACAAACAGAGGCGCTGTCGTTGATTCGTGGTTTTATAGAGTCGTCCCCCGAAGATACCCTGTTCTGGGTTCAGCAGGTAATCAATTATGGGATCGACGGTTCGCATAGATCTGAAATCCTTCCGGATCTTTCCAGAAGTCATCATGACTACGGCTTATATCTTATGCAACATGGTGATATCAACAAAGCGGATGGCGCTTTTCGCAAGGCGCTTGCATTGGCCAGACAGGAGCAGTATCCCGACAAGTCGATTTTTTTGCCCATGGCGCATTTTTTTGAACGGTATCAGGGATACGACGATGCCCTGGACACGCTGATGGTGGCAAGTTCCAAGTATCCCCAGGATCTCAATTTTCTGCTGGCGAAAGGGAGAATTTATCAGGAAATGGGTATTACCTTCAAGGCCCGGAAAGTGTACCAGGACGTGCTTATTCTCAATCCGACTAACCAGGAAGCCCGACAAAGACTGAATCTGCTCGAGGGGGTACTGTAAAGTTCGAGATAGGATGAAGACTCTGCCGTTTGAGTCGCCTGCGGGTTATGACGGCATTTGCACAGGTCATCCGTCGTTGGCAATCCGCAGGCGTCTGTAGGCGTTTTTACATCTCGCTGGTCATGATAAACATGGGCTGGTCGCGGAAGGTTTCGTATTTTGGTCTGAGGCGTTCCGCGTTGTAATATTTGTCGACCGTCACAATTTTTTTGCGGCTGGATACGATATCGATAGGGACATTGGCATAACAGCCGTTGCGCAATGCGATAAGCTGACCGGAACGGTTTTTCAGTATCAGATCCAGCGCCAAATTACCGTAGGCCATGGGGACGATGGAATCGATGGCGTCCGGGTTGCCGCAGCGAACAAGGTATCCCAGGCGCTGGTTGACCACGTTGATGCGCTTCCCCTTGTTGAATTCGGGGGAGAGTTCTTTGAGCTGCGCGGCGACCTTGTCGCCGATCCCCCCCAACTTGCGGTGGCCATACTGATCTTTTTCCTGCCCTTCAAAGGACATTCCCGCTTCATCAACCATCGTAGCACCTTCCGATACCAGCACCACCGCATAGCCGCTTGGGTGGTGGTTGCGATCCTCTACCAGCAATCGCGTCAAATGCCTCATGTCGAAGGGCTGTTCGGGGATGACACAACGGTCAGCTGCGCCGGCCATGGTCGGCAGCATGGCGGTAAAGCCCGCGTACCGGCCGAACACTTCGATCACCAGTAATCGTTCGTGGGAACCGGCGGTGGTACGCAGGGTATGAGTGAGTTCGATGGTGCGGGTCACGCAGGTGCTGAAACCGATGCAATAGTCGGTGCCGGGAACATCGTTATCCATGGTTTTCGGGATGCCCACGATGCGAATGCCTTCGCGATGGAGTCGTTCTGCGTAGCTCAGGGTGTCGTCGCCACCGATGGGAATAAGGTAATCGATGCCAATGGCTTCTATGGCATCCAAAACATGCGGTGTTACGTCATTGATGTCGTCATCGTATCGGGCGCGCAGATGCTGGGGTACGGCAGAACGGGGCAGGCGGGCGGGAAGGGTGCGGGACGTGTGTAAAAATGTGCCACCCGTACGGCCGGCACGATTGACCAAATCTTCGGTGAGAATCTGTACGTGAGCGCTGTTGTCGATCTGATTGTCGAGTTGATAGTCTACCAGTCCGCCCCAGCCCCGACGAATACCGACAACCCGGTAGCCTTCACGTAATGCGCGGAACGTAACTGCGCGGATGGCCGGATTCAATCCCGGGACATCTCCCCCGCCGGTAAGGATGCCGATGGTGCCGCGATAGCTCATACGCCTCCTCCTTCTCCATGGTTATTGAATAC
This DNA window, taken from Syntrophotalea carbinolica DSM 2380, encodes the following:
- a CDS encoding 6-phosphofructokinase — encoded protein: MSYRGTIGILTGGGDVPGLNPAIRAVTFRALREGYRVVGIRRGWGGLVDYQLDNQIDNSAHVQILTEDLVNRAGRTGGTFLHTSRTLPARLPRSAVPQHLRARYDDDINDVTPHVLDAIEAIGIDYLIPIGGDDTLSYAERLHREGIRIVGIPKTMDNDVPGTDYCIGFSTCVTRTIELTHTLRTTAGSHERLLVIEVFGRYAGFTAMLPTMAGAADRCVIPEQPFDMRHLTRLLVEDRNHHPSGYAVVLVSEGATMVDEAGMSFEGQEKDQYGHRKLGGIGDKVAAQLKELSPEFNKGKRINVVNQRLGYLVRCGNPDAIDSIVPMAYGNLALDLILKNRSGQLIALRNGCYANVPIDIVSSRKKIVTVDKYYNAERLRPKYETFRDQPMFIMTSEM
- a CDS encoding tyrosine-protein phosphatase, with the translated sequence MMVDIHCHILPGIDDGAATLSDSLKMARIAVEDGISHIVATPHIKGDIHSPEFLDERVRQFREKLQGKSASLQILRGADVSSVLPPEVAACYTINNGPYFLLEFPHSHLPRNANEIVFKILLAGLRPIITHPERNPSMVRDPELLFRLVDAGCLVQVTAGSLTGNFGADARDCAIYLLKKHCVHFLATDAHSPTHRRPVLSPAVEEAAAIIGTSAALELVTTNPSAVIAGRPLDE